The following nucleotide sequence is from Solanum dulcamara chromosome 7, daSolDulc1.2, whole genome shotgun sequence.
AAGCACactacacgtggacatccaagggggagtgtaaTGAAAGTGGATGTGGTGGACGTctctttccttttccttttcccccatttttatttcttctttctccCTACCACTAACTATTGTCTCCCTCTAGTTCTTCCTATAAAAGGCTGTGTAGAGATGCAGAAATGtaataacaaaaacaagaataaaACATTCCATTGTTCTTACTCCTCTTCTCTGTTTTCTGTGGTTTACTTATCCTTTtctataatttaatttcacaATACTCTTCGCTTGATTTCGTtaaatcttatttattttacaaCAATTAATACTATTTTCATTTgtctaaaaattaataaaaatttatcacttaatttttaatttatctcATTTAGAATATTAttaatactatttttatttgtctaaaaataaatagaaaattatcacttaatttctattttatctctttttttttctcataaagaAGTTGCGATTTTATAGCCATCAGGAAAAGGTTACCTTTAAAGGAGGAGAAGACTTTGTCTACTTAGAGAATGATAACAAAATATGAAACCCAAAAATTCACATGACCATTGGCTACCACTACAACGAAAAAAGATACTTAGtacaataaattatttttttattgccaCAAAAATATTTAGCGATAAATGTTGATGTCATTGTATccttgtcacgatccaatttcttaggtcgtaatgacacctactataacccaccattAGGTAAGTCAACCCGTCAATtcagaacttcaagtaatgggtttgagggcaaaAACTAAACAGGAGtgacgaattataaagataggcagaaagaataagcggaagtaaaccaaaacatgatataaacaactaaagaaccctcccaaaatttgaaagtcacaagtacagagctgctacaaaataaaagatgagtacaagtttCGAAAGTGgattgaaaatatatataacaactgactagtctcaaaaggcaaaagacaggccatccatactgaaggagacagaaatgatccaaaaacgccaagtactcaccctagtctccgaagctgactgcaacaggctcaaTCTATCCACGACGGTAGTTGGTGCTcagtcctgcatcacgaaagtagatgcagagtgtagtatgagtaccaagataacaggtacctagtaggcatcataggacgactgagcagaaaaggtaaaaaccatatgaaaaagaggaatagcctaaataggagtcaacataagcatcaaaagggggaaagagtattacctatgagaactacaactaactatacccaacagGGCCtccataagcccagccgggacacttgtgcgcaagttaaataaaaatccgaacgaacccccataagcccgccaagtacacagaatagctacaactaccaaggctaggaaccaagaatcggcgatgttaggagccgacgtactatatcattttcaaacccagaatctccaagagccaatcgatctagtggtgacttaggagttgaggccgggactgggacccggaagctcacccgaatgttcaaagtggccaaggccggaactaggtacccggatgctcgccgtaatacatcggtatgatcaaGGCTGAGAATGGATATCcgaatgctcgtcatactagcaagccggtagaggccgagactgagtacccggatgctcccgaTAATTTAAAACAAAGGCCGGAActtggtacccggatgctcacagataatttatcccatgatgccaaacattctacttccctACTAGAATACAATAGTatcaaaaatcttttcccaaatgagtcaatcgatatgccgccaaaactggaaccgaagccaaagtcaacgatcacgaaatTTCGTGTGGCTGACGCATCatgaaagtcacgattatatcgatttatggatgaagatatttttaagagcaagggtaacgctTAACTAAGgtcaaactaccaggcactagcccgctacaccattctataaGGATTTAAGTCCACTGGAGTGAcgccggggcatctaaagcaagtttataTCTTATACTAAGGCTAGCATAccccacaatatcaacaacatgctcattcaactctccttataatactaacaaataacgataagatacaaatgTTTCTAAATATTcgaaaaacccgataataagcctaaaacatgacttctaacacctaaaatatacaatcaaactacccaacccaaattccaactatttcaacatgctttcacacatacgatctcaatctaaagaaaagtAAAACCGTAGTCTACCTGTAGGTTAAACATGCGTGCTCCAAATTATTGTCCCGAAGTTTTTCCCTTCCAAACTACCTCGGAATGCTGTCAAGATGTCAAAAAGAGAACCACGACGTCAATACGGTCgtttaaatattaatttcataatttttggagatagaCCAATTTTGGGATCTAAAACgagaattgtgggacccgcataCGTAATTCCGGATTTGACCACCCAAAACAGGTTCCAAACGTTATCCCGAGCTCACAAATcaaatttataacataattcggggaGGAAAACTACGCAGGacgagcatgcaaccaaaactcataaattccgactaaaggaccaaaaatggtAGCATCAAAATCAGCAAATTCTGCACAAAcaagactctttcaacccaaaaaaattatactttgaAGATCCTTACGAAaacccccacaatctagcctcaagaattattcaaaatggagttatattgaccgaGATACActtttccaaaattcaacaaatttCATTTCGAaaaagactaaatcagtaactaaaaatgcatttttacctcaaacgaagcttcccCTCGCGTTTCTGAGATCACCACAAGATTTctcacaaaattctcttgaatttagacccttgaatcaccaaaatcagatttatataggtcaagaaataatttctcaaagttcttcaaaaacccAATCCAAAAATGGACACTACTGCAAATtaaatcacgatttttacctgaatcgaatgctccaaatcaattttcaatctctccaatgcgttctccacaaaaatctcacaagtttaccttttgaatcacctaatttggagctCTAATGCTCAAGTATGggattttaaagttggagaaaaacccaaaaaaaataaaaggggctgctgctgctgcattttttttttccagattttggattttccaaaatctccaatggggtgctcggaattcgttcggaatccgataaaaataaaccagatatgctatcccactaaattcgacgttccggactcaatgacgcattcaaaattctcatacgatattattttaataaaaagtggatctCACACCCAAGAGTCACTTTAAGCCACATtacacaacgggcctcgatattagttcgGAAGCCTCggaaagcgaacgaagggtatTTCAagaccaaaatcgacattccaaaactaaccacGCTGTCAGAATATTTATTCgagcgcgttttccaagaatgttgaccaaagtcaaccataggctaactttcaacgtcaaaagcatcaaatggccccaaactcgtatcgattgcctcgatagtcattccaacagtgctactagcctaattttgtcattacagagctgatggaaccatccgaatttgaattcgagatatcgttgacccaaaactcaaaaagtcgcaactaaaccaacttaggctttcaaaataccaaaacggactcgggacctctaaaaattcaaccaacacttcttctagacccaAAAATTCACATGACCATTGGCTACCACTACAACAAAAAAAGACACTTAGTACaataaattcttcttttattgccATAAAAATATTTAGCGATAAATATTGATGTCATTGTATCCAGAATCACTAAAACCGTGttgattataaatataatatttattattattacttatttcttaaaaaatatgtgCGGAATCAAATTTTAATAAGTAAAAATGGGAGTACTCTTCATGTTTGATATGTGGCAAGGATTATGATGAATATCACTTCAatctataaataaaatagaaggTATATATATAGAAGTCACAGGTCATAAGCATTAATAGACAATTCAAACATGACCCACAAGTGTTTATTCCTCTTATGTCTTTGTTTTCTCCCTTTTGTTGCCTTTTCATCAACTTCCACTTGCCAAAATGGTCGTAACTCTAATAGGCAAGTAGTAGCTAGATACAATGGGTAGACTACaaggtatttatttttttcgcTGATTTTCTtgtaatatttattataaatgcCGCAATTTTTTTACcgataaaaaaaactaaattactATATAGCCGCAAAAGAATTAGAGTAGTTTTTAAATTACCATATAACCACAAAAAAATAgttataaatttttttcttactttttctctttttccattcacacttctttcattttatttcttttatttttacactaaaaaatgaaagaaaaaatgatttaagaataaaaaactcaaataatgataatcaaataAGTCAAAATATAGTTTACGTGTGAAAAAgatcaatatatataattactttGCTAGAAAGGTCATATATACCCctacatgtttttttttaaaaaaataaataaaaaaaaataattaattttttcacttcTAAATGAAAAATGTATGTGTGATCAGTCATTTTTGTAATAGTAAAGGTATATGTGAGTCGCTCTTGTAATGAGAGTTATATCATCTAAATGGTAAAGTAAAAGATATATCAGCCTCTTTTCACACAAATAAATGTTAATATTGATAGTGCAAATAAACGTTTACGGTACCCGTGATTATAACAAAAACGAATAATTAATCCGCCCTTAGCTTGTACTTGCGGATAATTATGCAAATTGATAGGTAGGATTTTGAAAACTTTAATAGAGGTAGAGGATAAGAAGGAAAATATAATAACACATGCAGAAATTAAGTCAATCTAAGAATTTGCAACTTGAACAAGGAagattttgaaattttcaaCAGTTTGAAAGTTTGTACAGTATTAAAATCGAAGTATAGCACTAAATTTCAatgaaaattattcaaatattgTGTATCAACGTCGCATGTACATTACGTAAAATAGATTTATATATGTGTACACTTGTTTGAAAATTAACTAAATTTATATCATATGGATACCCTTTTATGCTCTCACATTTAGTGGCGAAGTCAAAATTTTCACTAAGGTGattcaaaatctgaagaagTAGACACGTGAACTAGTCGAAGGGGTTCGACATCTAatgtatatacataaaaaaatattttaaccatatataaatagtagaATTTTTTTGCTGAAGGGAGTTCGGATGAAACCCAGATCACAAGGTGGCTCCTTCGCTGCTCACATCATAATTTTGCAAACAATATTACGATAACATAGCTATATGCAATGCACTAAATTTGAACTGGTGACATTATGCTCTGAAGTTCTGGAAAATTAAAATCGTTGAACATATAGTCATTTAGACGAGTCTATTTGGGTGAGAAACTTTTTCTTGAGTAAGATGGTgtaatattcatataatatttctTGTACGGATCATATTTCTTCCATTAATTCCTTAGTcccaattcttttttatttttagagaaaagaactaaattatgaaaaattaacAGAGTACCTAAATCATACACTTACACAATTCCTAGCAAAATTTCATTTCCAGCCCAAATTCTTTCAATTTTAGTTTTCAAGATTATCTCACAGCCCATTTATAAACTGCTTAACGTAcggcatatttttattttaatttctactAGTCCTTTTAATCACCTCTTGAACTTAGCCAACCATTCCtagtaaaaattatttttccaacttgaCATTGAATCAAAACTTAGGCATAACATATTAATTATAGCAAGAAGAACAATATCATTAACAAAATTCGAATCTTATTGCACATAACATAACAGACACTCTGGTAGCTGATTAGCATGCATGTCATTGCATACATTGCCGGGAATGCTTTTATTTCATACATTAAAATACTACAACATGTCGTTGATTAGAAGTAGGCAGATAGATGCCTTATGCTGCGGATATATAGGTTTGAAGTTCTCCAGTACAAAGTAAAGATCCATCATGATCATAGAGTTTGCAGCCCTCTCCTGCGGTGCAACAATTAACGCAAACTTGATTAAGCTTGGCCAATCCAGAAGATGGACAAGTCATGTATGCAACTCTAGGGTTACACTCCAGAGTACATGCCTTGGGTTCATCACTCTCTCCTTCACAGGCAAATTTGCCGTCTTTATCGAAATAGTAGCAACCCTTGTACCCTGTGCAACAGGTGGTGCATCCCGTGGGATAAATCATCGTCTTTCCTTTTGAACGAGGACATTTTGAATAGGCAATTTGTG
It contains:
- the LOC129896355 gene encoding proteinase inhibitor type-2 CEVI57-like, producing the protein MAVHKEVSFLAYLLVLGMLLLVDAKACTKECGNLGYGICPRSQGSSENPICTNCCAGYKGCKYYSADGSFVCEGESDPKNPNACPRNCDPQIAYSKCPRSKGKTMIYPTGCTTCCTGYKGCYYFDKDGKFACEGESDEPKACTLECNPRVAYMTCPSSGLAKLNQVCVNCCTAGEGCKLYDHDGSLLCTGELQTYISAA